The nucleotide window TCAGGATTGAACGCTTCAATATATTTTTGAACCTGCTCTAATACGACGCCGGTTTTGCGACCAAAAATAGTACCATCGACAAGTAAGATTTTCATGTATGTTCCTCCAAAAAACGAATTTCTTATCCTATTGTAGCAGATGCTTCGGAGTCAGTGACAGGTAGTTACTTCAAATTCGTAAAGTTCAGTCTTTCGACGGAAATTATTATGGTGGAATAAAGTAAAATTGTAATCAGTAGGAGTTACTCTGTACAAGAAAAGCTAATGCATCGTAGTCCATGTAAGGTTTCACGTTGACCATTGCACTTCTTTTTATCATCTTATTTTTCTACACGATCAACCGTTTTAATTTTGCTTCGATCAAATACTACCTCTTCATCCACGGGTGGAAGCTCGTCTTTTTCTAATTTTCCCCAATTAAAGGACAGCTCTTCATTCGTCGCTACTTCGCCAGTTGCCATTACAGGTAATTGCATTGCTAAAAGTTCATCCGATTGATAAATCGCAACCTTTTCCTTTTTACCGTATAACGCAATGCTCATCATCGCTATAGCAATTTGCTCCGCTGGAATCGAACGAATTTTTTTCATTGGTCCAACTAGTAATGGATTCATTATTGCTAAAACTTTCGCCCCTACTGTTTCCCCTAAACGAAATTCCTTACGCTCACCTACAATAAGTGAAGGTCGCACAATCGATAGTTGTGGAAAATCGATTTTAATGAGCTCTGATTCAAGTTTTCCCTTTACACGACTATAATATGCAAATGCCTTTTCGTCGGCTCCCATTGCAGAAATGACGATAAAGTGTCCAATTCCTCGATTTTTGGCAAGTGCTGCAATTGTCATCGGATACTCAAAATCGACTTTTTCAAATGTTGGTCGAGAGCCAGCTTTTTTTATTGTCGTGCCTAAGCAGCAATACACTTCATGGGCAAATTCAATATCTTGTTCAGCAATTTCATCAAATTCACGCAATGTCACGACTAATTTTTTGTGGGTAAAATCAAGTGGTCTACGTGAAATTACATTCACCGCCACGTATTGTTCACTTTCGCACAATAATTTAACGAGCGCCGAGCCAACTAATCCTGTTGCGCCAACAACTAATGCAGAACGCATTCCTGTCATACACATCACTCTTTCATCTTAGGTATCTTCTATATTTATTACGCTTCAGCTAACCTACTTCCGGAATTAGCTTCCCATATCAATACTTACTATCTATACATACTTTCGGTCTTTTTACCATATTTTATAGGGATAGTGGAAAGGAAGGGATTGTATTGCAAAAAAAGAAAATTATATGGATCGTCGAGCATTGTGATATTAAAGGGAGTTACATTTTTGAGCGAGCCGTAACTTTGGCCAAGCTTTTGCAGGAGGAAAGCGTGTTTATCTTTGTGCGAACAGATAATGCACGCATTATAAGCGAATTAGCCAAAACGGGTTTAAATATAATTCTTTTCGATAAATTTGAAGAGGTTAAAAAGAAAGTTCGGGAAATGCAGCCAGATTTAATCGTCCATGATGGTAAAGATACATTGCTTGAACATATAGAACTTATTCGTCCATTCTGCCCAACCATTGTTCATTTTGACGACTTTGGAATGGGCGCTAAGCTTGTCGATTGTCATCTTATTTCATTATTTGCAGAGTCATACGAACAACCATTTGTCCAAGAGCTTGCTGGAAGCTATGCATTTGCCGTACCACCAAACCTAGAAAAAGTCGCAAAACAAATCCTCGAAACACCAGATTGTTCAATAAAAGACACACTACCTCATATCGTTGTTGCCTTTGAAGATGGGGATGCCAATAATTTAACATACAGGACACTGCGCCATTTAACACAGTTGCAAATTCCACTTAAAATCTCGGTTGCAATTGATGATGACTATCAGCACGATGTAGATAGTTTACAACTGATGGCATTAAGTAGACGCAATACTGAAATTGTTCGCCGTCCAGAAGCCCTACTACACCTTATGCCGCAAGCTGATTTAATCATTTGCAATGGAAACTATACACCTTATAAAATTGCTGCAGCTGGCATTCCTTGCATTACAACAGCTCAACATGAAAATGAATTAAATTATGCCTTCTCACGGGAGGATAATGGTTTTATCAATATCGGTCTCGGCCGCAAAATGAAGCAGTCAATTCTTCAAAATGCTGTGATGGAGCTATTACTACACGAGCAACGCCGTGAACGTGCAGTTAGAAAGCAGCGCTCGCTCGAAATTATTACGAACAATGAAATTTTACAAACATTACTTTTAGATTTAGCTTATTCTCGTCATAATATTGCACACATATAGTGAAAAAAATTCGTGCGATGTGATACAATATGAAAAGATTAATTTTCGTAATCAAAGGAGCTATCATCATGCTAACAAAGGACCAGCTTCAACAACAAATCGCCGAATTAAAGATGGACTACATTAATCTACAAGGTGATATGGAAAAGCTAGAATCACTAGGCCATGCAGACTCAGTAAAACAAGCACTTACACGTCTTGAAAATATGGAAGCAAGGCTTGCAGAACTAAACAAACAGCTCGCAGCACTATAACGCTCGCGAGTTTTTTTATGAGATAAAACAAACATAAATTTTCGGAGGAATATATATGGCAATTTTAACAGTTGAAAATTTAGGTCATTCATTTGGTGACCGTACGTTATTTAAAGACGTATCATTTCGCTTAGTAGAAGGCGATCACATCGGTTTAGTTGGCGCAAATGGCGTTGGTAAATCAACACTGATGGGAATTTTAACAGGACAAGTAATTCATGATCAAGGTAAAGTTGAATGGCTTCCTGGCACGCACTACGGCTATCTAGACCAGCACACCGTATTAACAGCTGGGCGTACAATGCGTGATGCTCTGCGTGATGCGTTTTTACCACTATATAAAAAAGAAGAGCGCTTAAATGAAATTTCGGTACAGCTAGGGGAGCCAGATGCAGATTACGATACCCTTTTAGAAGAAATGTCTGAAATTCAAGACGCTCTTGATGCGGGTGATTTCTATAGTTTAGATATGAAAATTGATGAGATAGCACGTGGTCTAGGTCTAGATGCAATCGGTCTTGAGCGTGATGTAGCTGCCCTTTCTGGTGGTCAACGTACGAAAGTATTACTAGCTAAGCTTTTATTAGAAAAACCAAAAGTATTATTACTAGATGAGCCGACGAACTATTTAGACGAAGAGCATGTAACTTGGCTTAAAAGCTATTTAAAAAACTATCCACACGCATTCCTATTAATTTCTCATGATACGGAATTTATGAATGACGTAGTTGATGTTATTTTACATTTAGAATTCACGAAAATGACACGCTACACAGCAACTTATGAGAAATTCATCGAGCTAGCGGAAATTAATAAGCGCCAACATATTGAAGCATACGAAAAGCAGCAGGAATTCATTAAGAAGCAAGAAGATTTCATTGCCAAAAACAAAGCGCGTTATTCAACAACTGGGCGTGCGAAATCACGTGCGAAACAGCTTGACCGTTTAGAGCGTATTGATCGCCCGGAAACTGCCGTGAAACCAGAGTTTAGTTTTAAAGAAGCACGTACACCAGGTCGCTACGTAGTAGAGGCAGAAAACTTAGTCATTGGTTATGACAAAGAAAAACCGTTATTACCCCCACTAACTTTCCAAATTGAGCGCGGTGAAAAAATCGCACTTGTCGGAATGAACGGTGTCGGTAAATCAACGCTTCTGAAAACAATGCTAGGTAAAATCCAACCACTTGATGGAAAAGTAATTTTAGGTGACTATTTAGAACCTTCATACTTCGAGCAGGAAGTAAAGGCAGATAAAATTACACCGATTGATGATGTGTGGAATGCCTTCCCTTCTATGGAGCAAGCGCAAGTTCGTGCAGCATTAGCACGTGCTGGTTTAAAAACAGATCATATTACCCGCCCTCTTAACTCCCTTTCCGGAGGTGAGCAGGCAAAAGTACGCCTATGTAAATTAATGATGGACCAGACAAACTGGTTAATCTTTGACGAGCCGACAAACCATTTAGATATCGATGCAAAAGAAGAATTAAAACGCGCAATGAAGGATTTCAAGGGTACAATCGTTCTAGTATCCCACGAGCCTGAATTTTATGACGGATTAGTGACGAAAGTTTGGAACGTACAAGACTGGTTTACGACACGTGAAACGAAGGAATTAGAAGAATTTAAGTAAGTTATAGTAAAGCTACGCAATTTTTTTTGCGTGGCTTTTTTATATGAATTTAATAGTGAAAACTAGACAAAATCTGCTTTCTGACTCGTAATTTACAAAATTGTAATATTAATAATCGAAACTTTTTTATTTGAAATACGTATAATTTATTAGAATAGTGGGTATACAAAATAGTGGAAAACAAATTACAAAAAGATATTGCATTATAAGTAGCTTAGTTGTAAGATATATTTATAAACAATTGTCTTACAACTAAGCTATCACCAAATGATTATGGGAAAGCGAGGAAAAATAATATGACAGTAACAATTTATACACAATCAAGCTGTTCCTCATCACGAAAAGCATTAAGATGGTTAAACGAAAACAACATTGCTTATACGGAAAAAAGAACAACTTCTCAACCTTTAACATTAGCAGAATTTAAACATATTTTAAGTATGACGGAAGATGGTACAGACGAGATCATCGCAACAAACTCAAATGACTTTAAAAATTTACAGGTTGATATCGATCAGTTATCAATCCAGGAACTATACAACTTAATTCAGCAGCATCCTCGTATGTTACGTAGCCCGATTTTGCTTGATGAAAAGCGTATCCAAATTGGCTACAACGAAATGGACATTCGACGCTTCATTCCACGTAAAGTACGTGCATTTGAATTGAATGCTTTACAAAGGCTTGCCGTTGAATAGTGAATACTTTTGGAGTTGACAATTTATGAACGAGCTTAAACGCGAGCAACTAACAGCACTTTTTGAAACCTTTGCTTCTTTAGAACGCAAAATGGCCAATGAATGGAATAGTCACAATGAGCTAGGCTTTTCAAAATCACATATTTTAATTTTAGCCTATCTTTATTCAGAAGGACCAAAAAGACCTTCTGCTATCGCTGAAAAGTTGAAAGTTACAACAGGTGGCGTTACCGTTTTAACTACAAAGCTTGCGAAGGCCGGCTTAATTGAAAAAACTCAAAACGAAACCGATCGCCGCGCTTCACAAATTCATATTACTGAAGCAGGTATCGAGTTATTAGATCGTTCACGCCAGCAGGTTGAAAACTTATTCGACCATCTGTTCGGGATGTTAACTGAAGATGAAATTCAAACGTTACAATACATTTTTGATAAATGCATGAAATTGTAAAACCCTCGCTAGCTAATAAGGCTAGCGATTTTTTTTTGAGTTGAATCCCCATTTTACAGCGTGGAAGGTAGTATTGTGTTATGGAGGATAAGACATGTGTATGTGCAGGCTGTGCGCTGTGGGAGCCTTTGGTGGCGTTTTAGGGAGAAGATAGTGTTGTATAGAGAATGTGAGCTGATGGCCCGGCGTAAGGGGCATGTCAGGTACTGTGGATAGATGCTAGCAACGAGTTGCTCTGGGAGCAGAGCCAATAAGCCCTTTTACTACTGTACCATCTTCTAACTATCCCTCTTTAATCACCCCCCTCAAAATCAAATTCCTCAAACGAAAAACGCCATTCTCATCGAATGACGTTTCTTAAACTCCATTATTGTTTCAATGGTCATTTTTTATGCTGGTAATAGTGTATCTGCTACGCCGGCATCAGATAATAGAATTTCTTTTAAGCGTGCTTTGGCGCGGAATAGACGGGATTTAACTGTTCCGATGGATACTTTCATTAGCTCTGAAATTTCTGCCAATGAAAATTGATCCACGTAGAAGTACCATAGTGTTTTTTGATAAATGCCCTCTAGTTGGCTCATTTTTTCTTGGACAATTTTTGTGATTTCCGTTTTTTCAATCATTTCTTCTGGTGAAATATCATTGTTGGGAACCAAATCTAAAATCGGTACGTCTAATTGTTCAGGTTGATTCATCATATATTTGCTACGGCGCACATTTTTGCGATAGCGGTCGCGGAATGTGTTCATCGTAATTGTTGTTAGCCATGCTTTCACGTGGTCTACTTCAGCGACGTTTGCTTCATAGCGCACGACCTTTACCCAAACTTCTTGCATTAAATCTTCTGCTTCACCTTGGTTGCGTGTTAATTTTAAGCATAAGTGATAAATGTAGCGATTGTATTCATCATAAATAGTTGTTAATAACTCGTTCATTATACTTCCTCCGATAACGTTGAATTTGAATTGCGAAAGAATGGTTGCCGCCAAACATTTCGCTTTTATATAAAGTCAATGTATGTTTAAATTCATGAAGTTTTGTACTTCTTGACTCTAT belongs to Solibacillus sp. FSL R7-0682 and includes:
- a CDS encoding PseG/SpsG family protein, with product MQKKKIIWIVEHCDIKGSYIFERAVTLAKLLQEESVFIFVRTDNARIISELAKTGLNIILFDKFEEVKKKVREMQPDLIVHDGKDTLLEHIELIRPFCPTIVHFDDFGMGAKLVDCHLISLFAESYEQPFVQELAGSYAFAVPPNLEKVAKQILETPDCSIKDTLPHIVVAFEDGDANNLTYRTLRHLTQLQIPLKISVAIDDDYQHDVDSLQLMALSRRNTEIVRRPEALLHLMPQADLIICNGNYTPYKIAAAGIPCITTAQHENELNYAFSREDNGFINIGLGRKMKQSILQNAVMELLLHEQRRERAVRKQRSLEIITNNEILQTLLLDLAYSRHNIAHI
- the spx gene encoding transcriptional regulator Spx, whose translation is MTVTIYTQSSCSSSRKALRWLNENNIAYTEKRTTSQPLTLAEFKHILSMTEDGTDEIIATNSNDFKNLQVDIDQLSIQELYNLIQQHPRMLRSPILLDEKRIQIGYNEMDIRRFIPRKVRAFELNALQRLAVE
- a CDS encoding MarR family winged helix-turn-helix transcriptional regulator, whose translation is MNELKREQLTALFETFASLERKMANEWNSHNELGFSKSHILILAYLYSEGPKRPSAIAEKLKVTTGGVTVLTTKLAKAGLIEKTQNETDRRASQIHITEAGIELLDRSRQQVENLFDHLFGMLTEDEIQTLQYIFDKCMKL
- a CDS encoding SE1832 family protein — encoded protein: MLTKDQLQQQIAELKMDYINLQGDMEKLESLGHADSVKQALTRLENMEARLAELNKQLAAL
- a CDS encoding NAD(P)H-binding protein gives rise to the protein MTGMRSALVVGATGLVGSALVKLLCESEQYVAVNVISRRPLDFTHKKLVVTLREFDEIAEQDIEFAHEVYCCLGTTIKKAGSRPTFEKVDFEYPMTIAALAKNRGIGHFIVISAMGADEKAFAYYSRVKGKLESELIKIDFPQLSIVRPSLIVGERKEFRLGETVGAKVLAIMNPLLVGPMKKIRSIPAEQIAIAMMSIALYGKKEKVAIYQSDELLAMQLPVMATGEVATNEELSFNWGKLEKDELPPVDEEVVFDRSKIKTVDRVEK
- a CDS encoding RNA polymerase sigma factor, whose protein sequence is MNELLTTIYDEYNRYIYHLCLKLTRNQGEAEDLMQEVWVKVVRYEANVAEVDHVKAWLTTITMNTFRDRYRKNVRRSKYMMNQPEQLDVPILDLVPNNDISPEEMIEKTEITKIVQEKMSQLEGIYQKTLWYFYVDQFSLAEISELMKVSIGTVKSRLFRAKARLKEILLSDAGVADTLLPA
- a CDS encoding ABC-F family ATP-binding cassette domain-containing protein, which encodes MAILTVENLGHSFGDRTLFKDVSFRLVEGDHIGLVGANGVGKSTLMGILTGQVIHDQGKVEWLPGTHYGYLDQHTVLTAGRTMRDALRDAFLPLYKKEERLNEISVQLGEPDADYDTLLEEMSEIQDALDAGDFYSLDMKIDEIARGLGLDAIGLERDVAALSGGQRTKVLLAKLLLEKPKVLLLDEPTNYLDEEHVTWLKSYLKNYPHAFLLISHDTEFMNDVVDVILHLEFTKMTRYTATYEKFIELAEINKRQHIEAYEKQQEFIKKQEDFIAKNKARYSTTGRAKSRAKQLDRLERIDRPETAVKPEFSFKEARTPGRYVVEAENLVIGYDKEKPLLPPLTFQIERGEKIALVGMNGVGKSTLLKTMLGKIQPLDGKVILGDYLEPSYFEQEVKADKITPIDDVWNAFPSMEQAQVRAALARAGLKTDHITRPLNSLSGGEQAKVRLCKLMMDQTNWLIFDEPTNHLDIDAKEELKRAMKDFKGTIVLVSHEPEFYDGLVTKVWNVQDWFTTRETKELEEFK